In the Cryptococcus neoformans var. neoformans JEC21 chromosome 1, complete sequence genome, one interval contains:
- a CDS encoding establishment of cell polarity protein, putative, with translation MTTAAQPAPDIMESLEKHNAAFTTLLSLIPAQYYIAADPEVADSKWMKNKKRKTGEEIKENKKKVKQAKLDPSKNLTTAEILAQNNNGEKSPEESSDAIAGPSTNLTPLPPTASISELRAKLQQRLKTFRSRRGAGDGEETNDGASVSSRDALEEERRRKRGEMRDRRRNERKEERRKEREGKAEKKEKKAAQQGPDDVKAKTAKTQLIVPQPKNTINDEDLSFPAISLPSKQSDKSGTHLKRISNPSQALAHLEKHKAKLAAMPEDKRAEIEEKERWAKAEERAKGGKVADQEKVLKNAVKRKEKTKTKSSKEWAERKRELEKSNAISLKKRNDNIAKRAEERRNKRTGGSKDKGKGKGSKKGRPGFEGKKGKK, from the exons ATGACGACCGCTGCCCAGCCCGCCCCCGACATCATGGAATCCCTTGAAAAGCACAATGCTGCTTTCAccaccctcctctctcttaTCCCTGCTCAATACTACATTGCCGCCGATCCCGAGGTT GCCGATAGCAAGTGgatgaagaacaagaagagaaagactGGTGAGGAAATCAAAGAGaataagaagaaggtcaagCAGGCCAAA CTCGACCCTTCAAAGAACCTCACCACCGCCGAAATTTTAGCCCAGAACAACAATGGAGAAAAATCTCCCGAAGAGTCCTCGGATGCTATCGCTGGACCATCTACCAATCTcactcctctcccacctactgcttccatctccgAACTTCGTGCCAAACTCCAACAGCGTCTCAAGACATTCCGTTCCCGCCGAGGAGCCGGCGACGGCGAAGAGACCAACGACGGAGCTTCAGTCTCTTCAAGAGAtgctttggaggaggaaaggaggaggaagaggggtgAGATGAGAGAccgaagaaggaatgagcgaaaggaggagaggaggaaagagagggaaggtaaagcagagaagaaggagaagaaggctgctcAGCAAGGGCCAGACGACGTGAAAGCGAAGACAGCGAAGACCCAGTTGATCGTGCCTCAACCTAAGAACACTATCAATGACGAAgacctttccttccctgCCATCTCACTCCCGTCCAAGCAGTCCGACAAATCCGGCACCCATCTCAAACGGATCTCCAATCCTTCCCAGGCTCTTGCCCATTTGGAGAAACACAAGGCCAAATTGGCCGCGATGCCAGAGGATAAGAGGGCTgagattgaggagaaggagagatgggCGAAAGCTGAGGAGAGAGCgaagggtggaaaggttgCCGATCAGGAAAAGGTGCTCAAAAATGCTGTtaagaggaaggaaaagacaaaaacGAAGAGTTCCAAGGAGTG GGCTGAACGAAAGCGCGAACTTGAGAAATCAAACGCCATCTCCCTCAAGAAGCGTAACGACAACATTGCCAAGCGTgcagaggagaggaggaacaaGCGTACGGGGGGTAGCAAGGAtaagggaaaggggaagggttCCAAGAAGGGGCGACCCGGCTTTGaggggaaaaaggggaagaagtga
- a CDS encoding expressed protein, with amino-acid sequence MKRGLGPLFTECALADVLVGVYDNLILRDVTALMLVNNHSYQVFKSSIKLQLEHRRKLYSIPATTPFLNTFRDETATDKFKALEEREHRFNNFKPAGIETICKNSRLVSLQAGHMLFEYHNDKRNPGRERKTSGWEVYRTKTSATDDDCRCRGGVKDQGLWKWLMDLGKEYYDIVMCAEENVVMICQKENYHPNGNPTTWSVSIRMYFYVLIPPTGTSPPSFGYFDPIPHPDAALPFIEIIVPNVSEETTATFDMAAGGQISLLFEDDDSDTDEVYVGVWDWKKGVCLGSLVPDTDPTVEITSYAHMGPFVVTSCTRHVPASSNPTAFVNACEETDVDKSPPAADDHFVELCFYVHALLPPQYGYPPHTPSTSHQDPKKPFYPNVPCTWTLDDIPFCFPIIIFDLPPAGLMPWTVSRYYQSDMFYINECHYDEEVHNREIAGLLTWTIAGRVSVADMRTITSAPTAMALRRAMWCLQAGYIPRGKVVVDPNIIASLTPAEHARWSIEVLTLAVYGHKLDKKGRWTTSGGISTERPMARNPILQRIPTPRTSPRIAHTDWMITDSHYRFTFVPTMSSVHGAREFRMVAILVDRGLVLDNGMKIATAVLSLNDYNRRTGEVQWGEDDDGKAEEGEDRQKRDEVDDRREEGAYEGSESDTVIDHIFADKSKLAPFRIHQHSSCCLIDGFMKDSRANDLTQWPHKGIHGVLHMAVDMTRQSQILFDGDTVVFGGFTPTAYQIISI; translated from the exons ATGAAGAGAGGTTTGGGTCCTCTCTTCACGGAGTGCGCACTCGCAGATGTGCTGGTTGGCGTATACGACAATCTCATTCTCCGGGACGTCACTGCTCTTATGCTG GTGAACAACCACTCTTATCAAGTGTTCAAGTCGTCCATCAAACTGCAACTGGAACATCGAAGGAAACTTTACTCTATCCCAGCCACTACCCCCTTTCTCAACACCTTTCGTGACGAAACCGCGACGGACAAGTTCAAAGCTTtagaggaaagagagcaTCGCTTCAATAATTTCAAGCCAGCGGGTATTGAGACGATATGCAAGAATTCTCGACTAGTTAGCTTGCAAGCTGGACATATGTTGTTTGAATATCATAACGACAAACGCAACCCCGGTCGAGAACGAAAGACGAGTGGCTGGGAGGTGTACAGGACAAAGACAAGCGCAACGGACGACGATTGTCGGTGTAGAGGGGGAGTGAAAGATCAGGGGCTGTGGAAGTGGCTTATGGATCTAGGAAAAGAATATTATGATATTGTTATGTGCGCGGAGGAGAATGTCGTTATGATATG TCAAAAGGAGAATTATCACCCCAATGGTAATCCAACAACATGGTCCGTTTCTATCCGCATGTACTTTTATGTCCTAATTCCACCCACCGGCACCTCCCCTCCGTCGTTTGGCTATTTTGACCCTATTCCACACCCTGACGCTGCATTACCGTTTATCGAGATAATCGTGCCGAACGTATCTGAAGAAACCACTGCAACGTTTGACATGGCTGCCGGAGGACAGATATCGCTTTtgtttgaggatgatgactcGGACACCGACGAAGTGTATGTCGGAGTATgggattggaagaagggtgtgTGTCTTGGA AGCCTTGTACCGGATACGGATCCAACAGTGGAAATCACGAGCTATGCGCATATGGGTCCATTCGTAGTCACCTCTTGCACCCGTCACGTTCCTGCATCTAGCAACCCAACTGCATTTGTCAACGCTTGTGAAGAAACCGATGTCGATAAATCACCCCCTGCAGCTGACGATCATTTTGTCGAACTCTGTTTCTATGTCCACGCTCTCCTGCCCCCGCAGTACGGTTACCCACCACACACACCTTCTACCTCACATCAGGATCCCAAAAAGCCATTCTACCCCAATGTGCCATGCACATGGACGCTCGACGACATCCCGTTCTGCTTCCCCATCATTATCTTCGACCTCCCTCCTGCAGGTCTAATGCCATGGACTGTTTCTCGCTACTACCAGTCTGACATGTTCTACATCAACGAATGTCACTACGACGAAGAGGTGCATAATCGCGAAATTGCAGGTCTTTTGACATGGACAATCGCAGGGAGGGTCAGTGTAGCTGATATGCGAACAATAACATCTGCGCCAACAGCAATGGCGCTGCGGAGGGCTATGTGGTGCTTGCAAGCCGGGTATATCCCACGAGGAAaagtggtggtggatcCGAATATCATTGCATCTTTGACCCCAGCAGAGCACGCGAGGTGGTCCATCGAAGTTCTGACGCTGGCAGTGTACGGCCATAAGCTTGACAAGAAAGGCCGGTGGACTACCAGCGGTGGTATATCAACTGAGCGGCCCATGGCGCGTAACCCTATCCTCCAACGGATCCCCACACCAAGAACAAGTCCTCGTATAGCGCATACCGACTGGATGATCACCGACTCCCATTATCGCTTTACGTTCGTCCCCACCATGAGCTCTGTCCACGGCGCGAGGGAGTTTAGGATGGTGGCGATCCTCGTAGATAGGGGTCTAGTGTTGGATAACGGGATGAAGATAGCGACAGCAGTGTTGAGTTTGAATGATTATAACAGGCGGACGGGGGAAGTGCAGTGgggtgaggatgatgatgggaaagcggaggaaggcgaggacCGACAGAAGAGAGACGAAGTAGATGatagaagagaagaaggagcgtATGAAGGTTCGGAGAGCGATACAGTCATCGACCATATATTCGCCGACAAATCCAAACTCGCTCCTTTCCGTATCCATCAACACTCGTCATGCTGCCTTATCGATGGGTTCATGAAGGATTCGAGGGCCAACGATTTGACGCAATGGCCGCATAAGGGAATCCATGGTGTGCTGCATATGGCAGTGGATATGACGAGGCAGTCGCAGATCTTGTTCGATGGAGATACTGTCGTCTTTGGAGGATTTACG CCGACGGCATACCAAATCATTAGTATTTAA